AATATGCGCGAGTAAAATTGTGTTTACgttgacaacaaaaaacataatgaTGTCACGTGTTTGAACGCATGAATTTCACCACTGGTAGAAATTGTGTAAAATGCCGGCTTTTCCCTGTGTTTCTTATTACcctttttaaaatttcctttacATTTCCCGCTACAGGACTTCAGCAAACCTCTTGAAGGACAGCAGAAGAAACCAGTGGAAGAACATTGGCGCAAGCACACGCTGACGTGGATCGATCCAGCCACCGGTAACGTCACCATCGATTACCGTCCGGTCATTGACGAAACGCTCAGCGAGGAGTGTGCCACCGTACCGCCAGCCATTAGGTCCTACTaagcaaaataacaacaacactcGAAAGATGTTTGCTGCCGTGTGATCTATTTTTTGGGGAGTGTAACGCTACCAcgtcgaagaagaaaaaaatcagctCAACGTCATCATCCTCACGCTGTTgcatcttgttttgaccgttAGCGAGAAGCGTATGAGATGTTTGCAGCTTGGCCCGGCTATAGAAAGTATTATGTGAGTATCGGGGGCATATGTGCTTATTGTAATGACCTTGACCAACGAGATCGCTACCTAGTTTACAATTGAGTAAAGTTAATGAGGCATACAATCAACTTACTGATAACGGAGACAGGCGCCTTTCGATTGGCGTAAGCAATTGCTAGGTGCATCACTAATCGTgattagttatttttttctttctttcgtctTTCCTTTCAGTAACAACGTACAGTTCAGGTCACACCCCAttactgtttatttattgcatcTTGATTGGCGACACTTTGCGTAGGAATgtgtaagaaaagaaaaaagcgaatACCACACAACGACAAATAAATAGAACGGCGTTGAAAGCGAGTGAACAAGCGAGCGAGTTGTGCAAACCTGCCATTGTTCCAAATATCTAACAACTTGCAAGTAAGGAAATAGCAAACCAGTGAGCGATTTGCCAAAATATTACAGCGATGTGTAACTTGGCGCAACTctgcaaaaagggaaaacaacaaacaaaatgagacGTAGTGAGAAAACTTTAAGCAATTCGATATatttatttagatttttttcgttactgtaggaaaccaaaaaccaaaagcaaaagccTCAAATTCTTAATTGGTGTACTTCATTAGATTTAGTAAATGCAAcgatgcaacaaaaacaaacagaaaaatccattgcattgaaagtcaaaaatgaaccaaatgATCGATAATAAACGTTTCTGTACGCCTTAAcgcaataaaacattcaaacggaTGTGTTATGGTTGCATCAAAGAATACATtgagacaatgaaattggaATATGATCGTACTACTACAAGTTCCGCTATCCGTTGTACATAGCAAcggttcttttgtttttactttcataAATGCCGGTAATGGAATTTTATTGTaggtttaatttcatttcttattGAGAGCAGTAATAGTAACTCGAAAGACGTACACCCGATTATTCACAAAATAAAAGTACAATACAACAACCAATGtgatttagtttgttttgtttctaaagcacataaaaaaatcaatcttcTTTAACGTAAGATGTACCTCATGCGATGTGTGTTGTACATactgttgtaatattttctcATATGAGAAATATGCTTGACAGTGTGTACAGTAATACCAtaaattgtaatgaaaaaaatctatgaaaaccaaaaaaatgtataaacaagTATAAAGAATTGTTGTATTCTTATTCACAAATCGCAAAATTTCAAGATGTAACTTATCGGGGCATATGTCGATCTTCTTTTGTGTTGGATTAGAACTTTTGCAACCGTGCAAAAGGTGCCACAAGTTTGATCTGTTGCTCTTGACGATATTTCAGTTTAGAATATATTTTTCGCAAGCGAAACGCTGTAAAAAATAGTACTTCGAATAATGAGAGAACGCTTATTCCAAGGCACAAACTAAATGCTCCACCAAGATTTGCTGgcaaaggaagagaaaaatatgATCGACTTTACTTTTCTATGCAAGCTAAATAATCTTGCAGATACTTACAAAGCAATGAGATCCATGACACCACGACAATGCGCCTGTTAGCCGCAACAACCTGGTTGCTCATGAagatgtgaaaaataaactcaaaATCGGAAAGATTCGTTTCCTTGCTGTTAAATTAAGGAAATAATATTGAGCACAATGTGTTAGTATAAGCAGATACGAGACAGTTTACTACTGTACGTTATACATACTAAAAGGGATTAATGGAGAAGTTGTAAGCAGAAAATTCGGATACAATCGAAGCCGTTTTGTACGTGACGTCACTGCAGGACGGTAAGCAGTTACATTTTAACCTTTTGAACATGTCTGGGGAAATATAATCAAACAAGAAGCGAGTTTTAAACATACGATACAGAAAATCGCGCATTTGGAAATACTTGCAATAGTTTTCCACAAAGCACATCGAATCGTACACAGTACAGTTTCTAACACCTTGCCCTGGTCGGCTGTCCGTGGGTTTGGGCAGATGAAATGGATGACAACCGCATTTCCGGTGTACCTCGTTTCGTAAACATTGCAGCGTACAAGCTGGTTGGCGATAGTTTGCAATTGGTGGATTAAAGTCACTGCCCACAATACAATCCCGTTGGTTTTGGGGTAAAGCCAGCACTTGCTCTGAGCAGCGTGAATCCGTCGGAAGCACATTGACGAATGTTTCCTTGTGCAATCGTATCAGCGTTAGCGGAGAGGCTTCAACCGCGAAATCGTGTGGATGATGTATCATGAGCTAGCGTATGTTGGTTATTAGATTAGCTACGGAATTGGTGTAATAAAGTTGGGCTCGTAACTCACCATAAATCCTTCCGAGTAGAGTGCGCCAGATTTACCATCCGACGCCTGCGGATAGCCAGTTCCAATGACGCTCAGCCCACCATGCATACCGTACGTATTGACAACGAAAGGTTCCTTGCTTCCTCGCATGTTTGGATGATAGTTGAAAGAGCAACAGGCACCGTAGTGGCTAGTGGAACCTATCCACCCGAGGAAAGCGTGTTTGGCAAAGCagggaaactttttgcccGCCCAGTAGCACACCAGTATGAAATCTTCACATATCATGCCCAGTTCATCGATGGCCTGTTCGATGGTGTAGTTGTTAAGCAGTAGAACCTGATCGATCATTCTTAAGTCTTGCTGCCTTGGGAAGGTCCATTGGTGCTCGGTAAAATAGCCTAGGGATGGTAAAGTTTTGAGCACCGAATCTTTCGTAGCGCCTAGAGGCAGTTTGCTTTGTAATGATAAAGATGCAAGTACATCAGTTTCCAATTCATCCCGCTCATTTCTTCAAACATCGTTTCTGTTTTACTTACATCTTTTCGACGAACCGCTCTGCCTTATAATCCACAACGCTCTGCGGATGGCACAGGGTTATACCTGGAAAGGGGACTTGCACGATCTTCATTTCTGATGCAATCGTCATTCGCGTTGGTGAGTCGATAAACTTTTGCCAAAGCAGATAGATAAGCACGGTTCCAAAGACGAAGAAACCCACTATGATGGCAATCCACAGTAGCCGCGCGAACCCGATCGTAACTTGCCGTTGCAGGTAGTACATGCCATGAATTTTGGACATGGATGCAAAATCGTAAAACGTATCACAAATGGCATGCCACACTAGTTTCACCGTACCTAGAGCTTGGTTGAAGTTCGATTTATTATGTTGGCGATTTTGGTAGTGTGGCAACTGTGAAACTCGTACCGGCCTCGGTTGAAATATTCCCGTCACTGGTGGATTGGTCATGGGTGCCATCTAATTGCAAACGTGTACCAAAACGAGACTGGAAATACAGTTATGATGTGGACTCCTTTTATATATTACCTTAGGAGATCGAATTTgtgaataattgaataatgaCTTCACTAAACACGACGACATACCCGCCAAAGCTTGTTTGCATAATTACCTACTCAACAACTAGCTTCTTGC
This region of Anopheles marshallii chromosome 2, idAnoMarsDA_429_01, whole genome shotgun sequence genomic DNA includes:
- the LOC128718211 gene encoding sodium channel protein Nach-like: MLELRDLDEIATVGGIAEALKEQAEISIDESMIRLRKGREAGTQTASIKLGVPEADQIRSGIATIGELKMAPMTNPPVTGIFQPRPVRVSQLPHYQNRQHNKSNFNQALGTVKLVWHAICDTFYDFASMSKIHGMYYLQRQVTIGFARLLWIAIIVGFFVFGTVLIYLLWQKFIDSPTRMTIASEMKIVQVPFPGITLCHPQSVVDYKAERFVEKIKLPLGATKDSVLKTLPSLGYFTEHQWTFPRQQDLRMIDQVLLLNNYTIEQAIDELGMICEDFILVCYWAGKKFPCFAKHAFLGWIGSTSHYGACCSFNYHPNMRGSKEPFVVNTYGMHGGLSVIGTGYPQASDGKSGALYSEGFMLMIHHPHDFAVEASPLTLIRLHKETFVNVLPTDSRCSEQVLALPQNQRDCIVGSDFNPPIANYRQPACTLQCLRNEVHRKCGCHPFHLPKPTDSRPGQGVRNCTVYDSMCFVENYYMFKRLKCNCLPSCSDVTYKTASIVSEFSAYNFSINPFYKETNLSDFEFIFHIFMSNQVVAANRRIVVVSWISLLSNLGGAFSLCLGISVLSLFEVLFFTAFRLRKIYSKLKYRQEQQIKLVAPFARLQKF